Proteins found in one Quercus robur chromosome 2, dhQueRobu3.1, whole genome shotgun sequence genomic segment:
- the LOC126713138 gene encoding uncharacterized protein LOC126713138 isoform X1 has translation MGESESAKKLEEEVGRVVEQAKELQDSASSFISKASSDDQSLRNRVVSLDSSIRRLRSLLSHNHHLLDPKLVDKLEEDLQRARCIMVDGDAASFLPPKTQGRFLKMFLGPINVRASQKDVQLKVKEEYNSYRDRTALLFLLFPSVLLILRSWIWDGCLPAFPVQLYQAWLLFLYTGLALRENILRVNGSDIRPWWIYHHYCAMLMALVSLTWEIKGQPNCARKQRGVQLFLQWAMMQGVAMLLQNRYQRQRLYTRIALGKAKRMDVVWGETAGVDGQLWLLCPILFILQGFEAYVGLLLLKTAFIGVVSEWQVFFCGILLVLMAVGNFTNTVQTLMAKSRFKAKMKRSKSKQEL, from the exons atggGGGAATCGGAATCGGCAAAGAAACTGGAGGAAGAAGTAGGAAGAGTGGTGGAGCAGGCGAAGGAGCTTCAGGACTCCGCATCGTCTTTCATTTCTAAGGCCTCCTCCGACGACCAATCTCTCCGTAACCGTGTCGTTTCCCTCGACTCTTCCATTCGTCGCCTCCGCTCCCTCCTCTCTCATAACCACCACCTTCTCGATCCCAAGTTAGTAGACAAG CTCGAAGAAGATTTACAGAGAGCAAGGTGTATCATGGTTGATGGAGACGCCGCTTCTTTCCTTCCTCCCAAAACTCAAG GGAGATTTTTGAAGATGTTTCTGGGTCCTATAAATGTTCGTGCCTCTCAAAAAGACGTTCAATTAAAGGTTAAAGAGGAGTACAACAGTTACAGA GATAGAACTGCCCTTCTGTTTCTCCTTTTCCCATCAGTGCTTCTTATTTTGAGGTCTTGGATTTGGGATGGATGCTTGCCAGCTTTTCCCGTTCAGCTGTACCAG GCTTGGCTTTTGTTCCTCTACACTGGCTTGGCATTGCGAGAAAACATTTTGAGAGTGAACGGAAGCGATATTCGTCCATG GTGGATTTATCATCACTATTGTGCTATGCTTATGGCCCTGGTTAGTCTCACCTGGGAGATTAAAGGACAACCAAATTGCGCCCGAAAGCAG AGAGGGGTTCAACTTTTCCTACAATGGGCTATGATGCAAGGGGTTGCGATGCTTTTACAAAATAGATATCAACGCCAGAGACTCTATACTCGTATTGCATTGGGAAAG GCTAAGAGGATGGATGTTGTCTGGGGAGAAACGGCCGGTGTGGATGGCCAACTGTGGTTGTTGTGTcccattcttttcattttgcag GGTTTTGAGGCATATGTTGGACTACTGTTACTCAAGACTGCATTCATTGGGGTTGTTTCTGAATGGCAG GTATTTTTTTGTGGGATCCTTCTAGTTTTAATGGCTGTTGGGAATTTTACAAATACAGTACAGACACTAATGGCGAAGTCAAGGTTTAAGGCAAAGATGAAAAGAAGTAAGAGCAAGCAGGAACTGTAA
- the LOC126713138 gene encoding uncharacterized protein LOC126713138 isoform X2, with amino-acid sequence MGESESAKKLEEEVGRVVEQAKELQDSASSFISKASSDDQSLRNRVVSLDSSIRRLRSLLSHNHHLLDPKLVDKLEEDLQRARCIMVDGDAASFLPPKTQGRFLKMFLGPINVRASQKDVQLKVKEEYNSYRDRTALLFLLFPSVLLILRSWIWDGCLPAFPVQLYQAWLLFLYTGLALRENILRVNGSDIRPWWIYHHYCAMLMALVSLTWEIKGQPNCARKQRGVQLFLQWAMMQGVAMLLQNRYQRQRLYTRIALGKAKRMDVVWGETAGVDGQLWLLCPILFILQVFFCGILLVLMAVGNFTNTVQTLMAKSRFKAKMKRSKSKQEL; translated from the exons atggGGGAATCGGAATCGGCAAAGAAACTGGAGGAAGAAGTAGGAAGAGTGGTGGAGCAGGCGAAGGAGCTTCAGGACTCCGCATCGTCTTTCATTTCTAAGGCCTCCTCCGACGACCAATCTCTCCGTAACCGTGTCGTTTCCCTCGACTCTTCCATTCGTCGCCTCCGCTCCCTCCTCTCTCATAACCACCACCTTCTCGATCCCAAGTTAGTAGACAAG CTCGAAGAAGATTTACAGAGAGCAAGGTGTATCATGGTTGATGGAGACGCCGCTTCTTTCCTTCCTCCCAAAACTCAAG GGAGATTTTTGAAGATGTTTCTGGGTCCTATAAATGTTCGTGCCTCTCAAAAAGACGTTCAATTAAAGGTTAAAGAGGAGTACAACAGTTACAGA GATAGAACTGCCCTTCTGTTTCTCCTTTTCCCATCAGTGCTTCTTATTTTGAGGTCTTGGATTTGGGATGGATGCTTGCCAGCTTTTCCCGTTCAGCTGTACCAG GCTTGGCTTTTGTTCCTCTACACTGGCTTGGCATTGCGAGAAAACATTTTGAGAGTGAACGGAAGCGATATTCGTCCATG GTGGATTTATCATCACTATTGTGCTATGCTTATGGCCCTGGTTAGTCTCACCTGGGAGATTAAAGGACAACCAAATTGCGCCCGAAAGCAG AGAGGGGTTCAACTTTTCCTACAATGGGCTATGATGCAAGGGGTTGCGATGCTTTTACAAAATAGATATCAACGCCAGAGACTCTATACTCGTATTGCATTGGGAAAG GCTAAGAGGATGGATGTTGTCTGGGGAGAAACGGCCGGTGTGGATGGCCAACTGTGGTTGTTGTGTcccattcttttcattttgcag GTATTTTTTTGTGGGATCCTTCTAGTTTTAATGGCTGTTGGGAATTTTACAAATACAGTACAGACACTAATGGCGAAGTCAAGGTTTAAGGCAAAGATGAAAAGAAGTAAGAGCAAGCAGGAACTGTAA
- the LOC126713139 gene encoding probable methyltransferase PMT18 translates to MAKEYSGSPKHHQLEAKRKRLSWILGVSGLCILSYIFGAWQNTPAPTNRSEAYNRVGCDVPPAGNGVPLSSSSSPSSNTLDFQSHHQVEINNSGGVQKFPPCDMSYSEYTPCQDPVRGRKFDRTMLKYRERHCPAKEELLHCQIPAPPKYKTPFKWPQSRDYAWYDNIPHRALSIEKAVQNWIQVEGDRFRFPGGGTMFPRGADAYIDDINELIPLTSGSIRTAIDTGCGVASWGAYLLRRDILAMSFAPRDTHEAQVQFALERGVPAMIGIMASQRLPYPARAFDMAHCSRCLIPWNKFDGMYLIEVDRVLRPGGYWILSGPPIRWKRYWRGWERTQEDLKQEQDAIEGVAKSLCWKKVIEKNDLAIWQKPINHIECNKRKKVYKTPHICKSDNPDAAWYRNMETCITPLPEASSSDEVAGGALEKWPQRAFAIPPRISTGSIPGISAENFREDNELWKDRVTHYKRNLPLAQGRYRNIMDMNAYLGGFAAALVKYPVWVMNVVPANSNQDTLGVIYERGFIGTYQDWCEAFSTYPRTYDLIHAGGVFSIYQDRCDISYILLEMDRILRPEGTVIFRDTVEVLVKIKAITDGMRWKSQIMDHESGPFNPEKILVAVKNYWTGEATQKKN, encoded by the exons ATGGCTAAGGAGTACAGTGGATCCCCAAAGCATCACCAGCTGGAAGCAAAGAGGAAGCGGCTCTCTTGGATCCTAGGGGTTAGTGGGCTTTGCATTTTGTCTTACATTTTTGGGGCTTGGCAGAATACTCCTGCTCCCACCAATCGATCTGAGGCCTACAATAGAGTCGGTTGTGATGTACCTCCAGCAGGGAATGGTGTAcccttatcatcatcatcatcaccttcATCAAATACATTGGACTTTCAAAGCCATCATCAAGTTGAGATCAACAACTCTGGTGGAGTCCAGAAGTTCCCACCTTGTGATATGTCCTATAGTGAATACACTCCTTGCCAAGATCCTGTAAGGGGAAGGAAATTTGATCGCACCATGTTGAAATACAGAGAGCGGCATTGCCCTGCCAAGGAAGAGCTCCTCCATTGCCAGATACCTGCTCCACCAAAATATAAGACCCCTTTCAAATGGCCTCAGAGTCGAGACTATGCTTGGTACGACAATATTCCCCATAGAGCGCTCAGCATTGAGAAGGCTGTTCAGAATTGGATTCAAGTCGAGGGTGATCGTTTCAGATTCCCTGGAGGAGGCACCATGTTCCCCCGTGGAGCTGATGCTTATATTGATGACATTAACGAACTCATTCCTCTCACAAGTGGAAGTATCAGAACTGCCATAGATACTGGCTGTGGT GTAGCAAGTTGGGGTGCTTACCTGTTGAGGAGGGACATCCTGGCAATGTCTTTTGCACCAAGGGACACGCATGAAGCACAGGTCCAGTTTGCATTGGAGCGGGGAGTTCCAGCTATGATTGGCATCATGGCTTCTCAGAGGCTTCCATACCCAGCTAGGGCTTTTGATATGGCTCACTGTTCCCGTTGCTTGATACCTTGGAATAAATTTG ATGGTATGTATCTAATTGAAGTGGACAGAGTTCTAAGGCCTGGTGGTTACTGGATTCTTTCTGGCCCTCCTATCCGCTGGAAGAGATACTGGAGAGGATGGGAAAGAACCCAAGAAGATTTGAAACAAGAGCAAGATGCAATTGAGGGTGTTGCTAAGAGCCTTTGCTGGAAGAAAGTGATTGAAAAGAATGATCTTGCAATATGGCAAAAGCCCATCAACCACATTGAATGCAACAAGAGAAAGAAGGTTTATAAAACACCACATATATGCAAATCGGACAATCCAGACGCTGCTTG GTACAGAAATATGGAAACTTGCATAACCCCACTACCAGAGGCAAGCAGCTCAGATGAAGTTGCTGGTGGAGCTTTGGAGAAGTGGCCCCAGCGCGCTTTTGCCATCCCTCCTAGAATTAGCACTGGCTCAATTCCAGGCATTAGTGCTGAAAATTTCCGAGAAGACAATGAACTATGGAAGGACAGGGTGACACATTACAAGCGGAACCTACCCCTAGCACAGGGACGATACAGGAATATAATGGACATGAATGCCTACCTTGGTGGATTTGCTGCGGCCTTGGTAAAGTATCCTGTGTGGGTTATGAATGTGGTTCCTGCCAACTCGAACCAGGACACTCTAGGTGTAATTTACGAACGAGGTTTCATTGGGACATACCAAGATTGGTGTGAGGCATTCTCAACATATCCAAGAACCTATGATCTCATACATGCAGGTGGTGTGTTCAGCATATATCAGGACAG GTGTGACATCTCCTACATTCTGCTAGAAATGGATAGAATTTTGAGGCCAGAAGGGACAGTTATATTTAGAGATACAGTAGAGGTCCTTGTGAAGATTAAGGCTATAACAGATGGGATGAGATGGAAGAGCCAGATTATGGACCATGAAAGTGGACCCTTCAATCCCGAGAAAATTCTCGTTGCTGTCAAAAATTACTGGACCGGTGAAgctacacaaaagaaaaactag